Proteins from one Phyllobacterium zundukense genomic window:
- the rplK gene encoding 50S ribosomal protein L11: MAKKVAGQLKLQVSAGSATPSPPIGPALGQRGINIMEFCKAFNAATQELEKGSPIPVVITYYQDKSFTFAMKTPPVSYFLKKAANLKSGSKEPGKVVAGKISRDKVREIAQAKMKDLNAADVEAAMRMVEGSARSMGLEVVG, from the coding sequence ATGGCTAAGAAAGTAGCAGGCCAGCTCAAGCTGCAGGTTTCGGCAGGATCGGCAACACCGTCCCCGCCGATCGGACCGGCACTTGGTCAGCGTGGCATCAACATCATGGAATTCTGCAAGGCCTTCAATGCGGCCACGCAGGAACTGGAAAAGGGTTCGCCCATTCCGGTCGTGATTACATATTATCAGGACAAGTCCTTCACATTTGCGATGAAGACGCCGCCGGTGTCTTACTTCCTCAAGAAGGCCGCAAACCTGAAGTCCGGTTCGAAAGAGCCAGGCAAGGTCGTTGCCGGCAAGATTTCGCGCGACAAGGTGCGTGAAATCGCTCAGGCGAAGATGAAAGACCTGAACGCAGCGGACGTTGAAGCCGCCATGCGCATGGTTGAAGGTTCTGCCCGTTCGATGGGCCTGGAAGTGGTGGGCTAA
- the nusG gene encoding transcription termination/antitermination protein NusG, with protein MTARWYIVHAYSNFEKKVAESIEEKARQKGLSHLFEKILVPTEKVVEVRRGRKVDAERKFFPGYVLVRADLTDDAYHLIKNTPKVTGFLGSDNKPIAISDKEADRILMQVQEGVERPKASISFEIGESVRVADGPFASFNGTVQEVDEERSRLKVEVSIFGRATPVDLEFGQVEKV; from the coding sequence ATGACCGCGCGCTGGTATATCGTTCACGCCTATTCGAACTTTGAAAAGAAGGTCGCCGAGTCGATCGAAGAAAAGGCAAGACAGAAGGGTCTGTCGCATCTTTTTGAGAAGATTCTCGTGCCGACCGAAAAGGTGGTCGAAGTGCGCCGTGGCCGCAAGGTCGATGCCGAGCGCAAGTTCTTTCCGGGTTATGTCCTGGTTCGTGCCGATCTGACGGATGATGCTTATCATCTGATCAAGAACACGCCGAAGGTGACAGGGTTCCTTGGTTCGGACAACAAGCCGATTGCGATTTCCGATAAGGAAGCCGACCGCATCCTGATGCAGGTTCAGGAGGGTGTCGAGCGTCCAAAAGCTTCGATCTCGTTCGAGATTGGCGAAAGTGTTCGTGTTGCCGATGGTCCGTTCGCATCGTTCAACGGCACTGTGCAGGAAGTCGACGAAGAGCGTTCGCGCCTCAAGGTAGAGGTTTCGATTTTTGGCCGGGCTACGCCGGTCGATCTGGAATTTGGTCAGGTTGAAAAAGTCTGA
- the secE gene encoding preprotein translocase subunit SecE, translating to MTCTSGKWHPKRDPITFFQQVRAETAKVTWPSRRETLISTAMVMVMAFFAAIFFFAADQLMAYGIDMILGLGR from the coding sequence ATGACATGCACGAGCGGTAAATGGCATCCAAAACGAGATCCAATAACTTTTTTTCAGCAAGTGCGCGCTGAAACCGCAAAGGTCACATGGCCTTCGCGTCGCGAAACGCTCATTTCCACCGCGATGGTGATGGTAATGGCGTTTTTTGCTGCGATTTTCTTTTTCGCAGCTGATCAGTTGATGGCATACGGAATCGATATGATTCTCGGTCTTGGTCGTTAA
- the tuf gene encoding elongation factor Tu: MAKSKFERNKPHVNIGTIGHVDHGKTSLTAAITKYFGEYKPYDQIDAAPEEKARGITISTAHVEYETPARHYAHVDCPGHADYVKNMITGAAQMDGAILVVSAADGPMPQTREHILLARQVGVPAIVVFLNKVDQVDDAELLELVELEVRELLSKYDFPGDDIPIVKGSALAALEDSNKEIGEDAVRALMAEVDKYIPTPERPINLPFLMPIEDVFSISGRGTVVTGRVERGIVKVGEEVEIIGIKPTTKTTVTGVEMFRKLLDQGQAGDNIGALIRGVGREDVERGQILAKPGSVKPHTKFKAEAYILTKDEGGRHTPFFSNYRPQFYFRTTDVTGVVTLPEGTEMVMPGDNIAVDVTLIVPIAMEEKLRFAIREGGRTVGAGIVSSIIE; encoded by the coding sequence ATGGCTAAGAGCAAGTTTGAACGTAACAAGCCGCACGTCAACATTGGCACGATTGGTCACGTTGACCATGGCAAGACGTCGTTGACGGCCGCGATTACGAAGTATTTCGGTGAGTACAAGCCGTACGACCAGATTGACGCAGCGCCGGAAGAAAAGGCGCGCGGCATCACCATTTCGACGGCACACGTCGAATATGAGACGCCAGCCCGTCACTATGCGCACGTCGATTGCCCCGGCCACGCCGACTATGTGAAGAACATGATCACCGGCGCGGCGCAGATGGATGGCGCGATCCTGGTTGTTTCGGCTGCCGACGGCCCGATGCCGCAGACCCGCGAGCACATCCTGCTTGCCCGTCAGGTTGGCGTTCCGGCGATCGTCGTGTTCCTGAACAAGGTCGACCAGGTTGACGATGCCGAGCTTCTGGAACTCGTCGAGCTCGAAGTGCGCGAGCTTTTGTCGAAGTATGATTTCCCCGGCGACGATATTCCGATCGTCAAGGGTTCGGCTTTGGCTGCACTCGAAGATTCGAACAAGGAAATCGGCGAAGACGCCGTACGTGCCCTGATGGCGGAAGTCGACAAGTACATTCCGACGCCAGAGCGTCCGATCAACCTGCCGTTCCTGATGCCGATCGAAGACGTTTTCTCGATCTCCGGCCGTGGTACGGTTGTGACGGGCCGCGTTGAACGCGGTATCGTCAAGGTGGGTGAAGAAGTCGAGATCATCGGCATCAAGCCGACGACGAAGACGACGGTGACCGGTGTCGAGATGTTCCGCAAGCTGCTCGACCAGGGCCAGGCCGGCGACAATATCGGTGCGCTGATCCGCGGCGTTGGCCGTGAAGACGTCGAGCGCGGCCAGATCCTTGCCAAGCCCGGTTCGGTCAAGCCGCACACCAAGTTCAAGGCAGAAGCCTATATCCTGACGAAGGATGAAGGTGGCCGTCACACGCCATTCTTCTCCAACTACCGTCCGCAGTTCTACTTCCGCACGACCGACGTGACGGGTGTTGTGACTTTGCCGGAAGGCACGGAAATGGTCATGCCCGGCGACAACATCGCAGTCGATGTGACGCTGATCGTGCCGATCGCCATGGAAGAGAAGCTGCGCTTCGCTATCCGTGAAGGTGGCCGCACCGTCGGTGCTGGCATCGTCTCGTCGATTATTGAATAA
- the rlmB gene encoding 23S rRNA (guanosine(2251)-2'-O)-methyltransferase RlmB: protein MADQKPTHTQKDSHYATLRRQFRDQKAGGPPQQAERASRPAVSGTPAPEGLVRLYGLHTVRAALDNPARKIKRMLVTKNALDRLEITDTDALPFDVDIVEPRAIDRETGSDAVHQGVMIEAQPLKPQSLKALQASSLLLILDQVTDPHNVGAIMRSAVAFGAGAIITTARHSPQESGVLAKAASGALELIPHVEVRNLADAIAELHEIGFTTIGLDSEGPLELENTMSNGRIALVLGAEGRGLRQKTRETVTHLARLDMPGAIKSLNVSNAAAISLYAAQRFLTSKD from the coding sequence ATGGCCGATCAAAAACCCACCCATACACAAAAAGATTCACACTACGCGACGCTACGTCGTCAGTTCCGCGATCAAAAGGCCGGGGGACCGCCGCAGCAGGCCGAACGCGCCTCACGACCAGCTGTCAGCGGCACGCCTGCGCCGGAAGGACTCGTACGGCTTTACGGCCTGCATACGGTGCGTGCAGCGCTGGACAATCCCGCCCGCAAGATCAAGCGGATGCTCGTTACCAAAAACGCGCTGGACCGGCTGGAGATCACCGATACCGACGCCCTGCCCTTCGACGTTGACATCGTCGAGCCTCGCGCCATCGACAGGGAGACCGGCTCCGACGCGGTGCATCAGGGCGTGATGATCGAAGCTCAACCGTTGAAGCCGCAATCGCTAAAGGCGCTGCAGGCCAGCTCGCTGCTGCTCATTCTTGATCAGGTGACCGATCCGCACAATGTCGGCGCTATCATGCGCTCGGCTGTCGCCTTCGGTGCCGGTGCCATTATCACGACGGCTCGCCACAGCCCGCAAGAATCGGGTGTTCTGGCCAAAGCCGCGTCTGGCGCCCTCGAACTCATCCCGCATGTCGAGGTACGAAATCTCGCTGACGCCATCGCCGAGTTGCATGAAATCGGCTTCACGACCATCGGCCTTGATTCGGAAGGCCCGCTGGAGCTGGAAAACACGATGTCCAATGGCCGGATCGCCCTGGTGCTTGGCGCCGAAGGCAGAGGCCTGCGGCAGAAAACACGTGAAACCGTCACGCACCTTGCGCGGCTTGATATGCCCGGCGCGATCAAATCGCTGAATGTATCGAACGCAGCGGCCATTTCGCTTTATGCAGCGCAACGCTTCTTGACCAGCAAAGATTGA
- a CDS encoding FGGY-family carbohydrate kinase, translating to MAAHFIGVDVGTGSARAGVFDQDGTLLAVAKRPINIWQEAGDVVEQSSEDIWNAVSASVREAVAASGVNPADVRGVGFDATCSLVAVAADGSPVAVGSSGDPTRNIIVWMDHRAAGEAEEINAGGHEVLKYVGGRISPEMETPKLLWLKRNLPDSFAAAEHFFDLADYLTWRATGSLTRSTCTVTCKWTYLAHENRWDPDYFNKIGLEELVAENFARIGTEIAQPGAALASGLTETAAVELGLHPGTAVAASLIDAHAGGLGTLGAAGEGVTSDIERRLAYIFGTSACSMASSQEPVFVDGVWGPYFSAMIPGLWLNEGGQSAAGAAIDHLVAMHPASASVTELAEAAGTSLVGWLDAEASKMCSKPEDVMALAHRIHVVPEFLGNRSPNADPDARAVLAGLSLDAGIPDLVALYIAGLCGICYGLKQLLVKLGEDGIPIDLIMASGGAAQSDLVRQLLADATGVRVAAIDNPEPVLLGSAMLAAVASGHRANLADAMATMSRISRVFEPVQGTLKRVHEIRYSIFKRLQSVDREIRMDLQMGLQQ from the coding sequence ATGGCCGCACACTTTATCGGTGTCGACGTCGGAACCGGCAGCGCTCGCGCGGGGGTCTTTGACCAGGACGGGACTCTGCTGGCCGTGGCGAAGCGCCCGATCAACATCTGGCAAGAGGCAGGCGACGTCGTCGAGCAATCGAGCGAAGATATCTGGAATGCAGTGTCGGCAAGCGTGAGGGAGGCAGTGGCGGCTTCTGGCGTCAATCCGGCCGACGTCAGAGGTGTGGGTTTCGACGCCACATGCTCGCTCGTCGCCGTCGCGGCGGATGGCTCCCCGGTTGCGGTCGGAAGTTCAGGCGATCCGACGCGAAACATCATTGTCTGGATGGACCACCGTGCCGCTGGCGAAGCAGAAGAGATCAACGCCGGCGGGCACGAAGTCCTGAAATACGTAGGTGGTCGTATTTCACCCGAAATGGAGACGCCGAAACTTTTGTGGTTGAAGCGCAATCTTCCGGACTCGTTTGCTGCAGCCGAGCACTTTTTCGACCTCGCCGATTATCTGACATGGCGGGCAACCGGCTCGTTGACGCGCTCCACCTGCACAGTCACGTGCAAATGGACCTATCTTGCCCACGAAAATCGCTGGGACCCGGACTATTTCAACAAGATCGGTTTGGAGGAACTGGTTGCGGAGAATTTCGCCAGAATTGGAACCGAGATCGCGCAGCCGGGTGCAGCGCTGGCTTCCGGTTTGACTGAAACGGCCGCTGTTGAATTGGGATTGCATCCGGGGACCGCCGTCGCCGCATCTCTGATCGATGCGCATGCCGGCGGCCTCGGGACTTTAGGGGCAGCCGGCGAGGGGGTAACCTCGGACATCGAACGCCGTCTTGCCTACATCTTCGGCACCTCGGCTTGTTCCATGGCTTCCAGCCAAGAGCCCGTGTTCGTAGATGGCGTATGGGGGCCATACTTCTCCGCCATGATCCCGGGTCTTTGGCTCAACGAAGGCGGACAATCGGCCGCCGGCGCTGCGATCGACCACCTCGTGGCGATGCATCCAGCGTCGGCATCGGTTACCGAGCTTGCCGAAGCGGCCGGGACATCGCTTGTCGGTTGGCTCGACGCAGAGGCGTCCAAAATGTGCAGCAAACCAGAGGACGTTATGGCTCTGGCACATCGGATCCATGTCGTTCCGGAATTTCTGGGAAACAGATCGCCAAACGCCGATCCGGATGCACGCGCAGTCCTAGCTGGTTTGAGCCTTGATGCGGGAATACCCGACCTCGTCGCTTTGTACATCGCCGGGCTCTGCGGAATCTGCTACGGGCTCAAACAGCTTCTGGTCAAATTGGGCGAAGATGGAATTCCGATCGACCTGATCATGGCAAGCGGCGGCGCGGCGCAAAGCGACCTCGTCAGGCAGTTGTTGGCTGACGCTACAGGTGTCCGGGTGGCGGCAATTGACAACCCTGAACCTGTTCTGCTCGGCTCGGCCATGCTGGCCGCGGTGGCTTCTGGTCATCGCGCGAACCTGGCCGATGCGATGGCTACCATGTCAAGGATCTCGCGAGTCTTCGAGCCCGTCCAAGGCACACTCAAGAGGGTCCACGAAATACGCTACAGCATCTTTAAAAGGCTCCAGTCGGTCGATCGGGAGATAAGAATGGACCTTCAGATGGGATTGCAGCAGTAG
- a CDS encoding SDR family oxidoreductase — protein MKQELSGKVAAITGAASGIGLECAKYLLREGVNVALVDRAEDTLNKLCSELGPQAYPVVVDLTKPAEVSTMLPRILEKFGHLDIFHANAGSYVGGEVVEGDPDAWDRMLNLNINAAFRSVQAVLPHMVERKTGDIIMTSSIAGLVPVVGEPIYTASKYAVQAFVHTVRRQVTKHGIRVGAVAPGPVITALISDWPKEKLDDAIAAGGLMEASEVAEAVLFMLSRPRNVTIRDLVILPFSSDL, from the coding sequence ATGAAACAGGAACTGTCAGGAAAGGTCGCAGCCATTACCGGGGCAGCCTCTGGAATCGGCCTCGAATGTGCCAAATATTTGCTGCGCGAAGGAGTCAATGTCGCCCTCGTTGACAGGGCAGAGGACACCTTGAACAAATTATGTTCCGAATTGGGGCCACAAGCCTATCCCGTGGTCGTCGACCTGACGAAGCCGGCCGAAGTTTCGACAATGCTGCCACGTATCCTGGAGAAGTTCGGGCATCTCGATATCTTCCACGCCAATGCCGGCTCTTACGTGGGCGGGGAAGTTGTGGAGGGAGACCCGGACGCCTGGGACCGAATGCTCAACCTCAATATCAATGCTGCATTCCGTTCGGTCCAAGCCGTGCTGCCTCATATGGTGGAGCGCAAAACCGGCGATATCATCATGACCAGCTCCATTGCCGGCCTGGTTCCGGTGGTAGGGGAGCCGATCTACACTGCCTCAAAATATGCGGTGCAAGCATTCGTCCATACGGTGCGACGCCAAGTTACAAAGCACGGCATCCGGGTCGGTGCGGTAGCGCCAGGCCCGGTAATTACCGCTTTGATTAGCGACTGGCCCAAGGAGAAGCTCGACGACGCGATTGCGGCGGGAGGGCTGATGGAAGCGAGCGAAGTGGCGGAGGCAGTGCTGTTCATGTTGTCCAGACCGCGCAACGTCACCATACGCGATTTGGTCATTCTGCCCTTCAGTTCGGACTTGTGA
- a CDS encoding sugar ABC transporter permease, translated as MTGNVKDNALPATMLDRSDERLKHEAGIGGAVRGFIDRVRSGDLGSLPVVVGLALIWTVFASLNPIFLSSNNLVNLLFDCSTVGVIALGIVCVLMVGEIDLSVGSISGFASAIVGTLWVNQGWPVALAILAAVAVGGLIGSLYALLYNRLGMPSFVATLSGLLAVLGMQLYILGSTGSINLPYGSAMVNFGQMLVMPRLLAHVLAVVPGVVMLWTGVRTISRRREANLSAPSLGSIVLRAAATTLVLEIIVLYLNQDRGIPWMFGLFVGLVMLMNYALTRTQWGRSMTAVGGNREAARRAGINVRRIYASAFVLCSMLAALGGVLSASRLASASQQAGTGDVNLNAIAAAVIGGTSLFGGRGNAYSALLGIIVIQSIANGLTLLDLSSSLRYMITGGVLAIAVIVDSLARRSRVSHGRA; from the coding sequence CGCAGCGACGAGCGTCTGAAGCACGAAGCGGGTATCGGCGGTGCCGTCCGCGGCTTCATCGACCGCGTGCGGTCGGGTGACCTTGGTTCGCTCCCGGTCGTGGTCGGACTGGCGTTGATATGGACCGTATTTGCAAGCCTCAATCCGATATTTCTGTCGAGCAACAATCTCGTGAACCTGCTGTTCGACTGCTCCACAGTCGGCGTCATCGCACTCGGTATCGTGTGCGTCCTTATGGTAGGAGAGATCGATCTGTCTGTAGGATCGATCAGCGGCTTTGCCTCGGCCATTGTTGGCACGCTGTGGGTCAACCAGGGTTGGCCGGTTGCCCTGGCCATCCTCGCCGCCGTTGCCGTCGGGGGCCTCATCGGGTCGCTTTATGCGCTCTTATACAATCGCTTGGGCATGCCAAGCTTCGTGGCGACGCTTTCCGGTTTGCTGGCGGTCCTGGGGATGCAGCTTTATATTCTCGGCTCCACCGGCTCGATCAACCTGCCGTATGGGTCAGCCATGGTGAATTTCGGGCAGATGTTGGTGATGCCCCGCCTTTTGGCCCATGTCCTGGCTGTGGTCCCCGGCGTGGTGATGCTCTGGACGGGCGTTCGCACGATTTCTCGTCGCCGCGAAGCCAATCTATCAGCACCGTCGCTGGGAAGCATTGTCCTTCGCGCTGCCGCCACAACATTGGTGCTGGAAATCATCGTCCTCTACTTGAATCAGGATCGCGGTATTCCCTGGATGTTCGGTCTTTTCGTGGGACTGGTGATGCTGATGAACTATGCGTTGACGCGGACACAGTGGGGCCGCTCTATGACAGCGGTTGGCGGAAACCGCGAGGCTGCTCGCCGTGCCGGCATCAACGTCCGGCGCATCTACGCCAGCGCCTTCGTGCTCTGCTCGATGTTGGCGGCACTCGGCGGCGTGCTTTCGGCCTCCCGTCTGGCGTCTGCAAGCCAGCAAGCCGGCACCGGCGACGTCAATCTGAATGCGATAGCAGCGGCTGTCATCGGTGGAACAAGTTTGTTCGGCGGCCGCGGTAATGCCTACTCGGCGCTGCTAGGCATCATCGTGATCCAGTCGATCGCCAACGGCCTGACGCTTCTCGATCTGTCATCTTCTCTTCGGTACATGATCACAGGCGGTGTCCTTGCAATCGCCGTCATCGTCGACTCTTTGGCGCGCCGGTCGAGAGTTTCCCACGGTCGCGCTTGA